GGCGAATAGGGTCTTTGGCACCACGACCATGAGTTAGATTATAATTCTTTTCTACTTCCTCTATGACAAATGAAAAGTCTACTAGTTCTTTGATTTTGCGAAGTATGTGATCTTTTTGAATAAGTATATCATATAAGTCAGCATATTTGCTAATCATCATTTCTTGTTGCCTTTTTAGCATAATAAGTCTCTCCTTTATTTTTTCTATACTTATTATATTCGACATCTACTCCCTAATCTCCTTTTTGCCACTTAAAAAACCTTATCATAATTTCTTATGATAAGGTTTGACTTTTTCAGTGACCTCGATTTAATCCACTGTTTTAAATTCCTGTAAAATATATTTTATTTTTATCAGTTAATCATAAACTCAACAATCTGTTTTTTTACTGAGAAAGCTTATTTTTCTTCTTCCATGATAAAATAGATTCTTCAATCATTGCTATATGAGTTTGGGCATATTCTTGAGCTTTTTCACAATCTCTTTTTGAAATAGCTTCTACTATTGCTTGATGATACTTTAAAAGCTGTTCATGTTCACTATATTCATTAAAGTAAATTACTCTAAATCTTTGAAATTGCTCATGTAATCCTTGAACAATCTGCATTAACTTACTATTCTTTGAACCCTCTATTATTTTATCATGAAACTGTTTATCCAATTTTATCATCTCTTCTCTATCTTTACTTTCAATAGAATTTTCAAATTTCTCTAATATACCTTTGAGCTCTTCTATTTCTTCTTCACTCATCCGCTCTGCTGCAAGATAAGCTGCCAATCCTTCTAAAAACATTCTGACTTCTAAAACATCTAAAACGTCTTTAATTGATAAATCAGCTACATAAGCTCCTTTTCTCGGTATCATTTCTACTAATCCTTCTAATTCAAGTTTTCTTATAGCTTCTCTGATAGGAGTACGACTTACTCCTAACTGTTCTGCAAGCTGAAGCTCCATAAGCCTTTCACCCGGTTCTAATTCACCATTTAATATAGAATTTCTCAAGTATTCAAATACTACTTCCCTTAGTGGTTTATAATTCTGGAGTCCTAATTTTTTCGTTTTTGATTCCTTCATTTTACTGCCTCCCGTTATAAGAGCTAACCAAAAAAGTTTGTTTATATAATAATTTCAATTTCTCATAGGCAGACTTTGCTTTGTCATAATCTTTAAAAATTCCAAAAACACTCGGTCCGCTACCGCTCATTATACTACCTAAAGCCCCATATTGAAGCATTTTATTTTTTATAACCTTAACTACAGGATATTTTTTTTGAATACCTTCTTCAAACACATTACAAAGTTCTTTCGATACATCATAAATATTATTCTCTTTTAATGCTCTTAGTAATGCCTTCGTATTAGGTCTTCTCTTAATGTTTTTAAGATTTAAATTATTATATGCCTGTGCAGTTGATACACTTACACTAGGTTTAGAAAGCACTATCCACCCTTTTTTAAATCCTTTAATTGGAGTGAGTATTTCACCTATACCCTCAGCTAAAGCACATCCACCAAGTATGCAAAATGGCACATCTGCACCTATAAAAGCTCCCAAATTCATCATATCTTTTAAAGTAAGACCTAAGTCAAACATTTTATTAATTCCTTTAATAACTGCTGCTGCATCTGTACTACCACCTGCTAAACCTGCAGCTATGGGAATACTTTTTTTTATATAAATATATATTCCACTACTAATATTATACCTCTTTATCATTAAATCTGCAGCTTTATAAGCTATATTTGATTCATCTGTGGGTAAAAACCTAGAATTTGTTTTGAGTTTTATCCCTTTATCTATTTTTTTTAAATAAATTTCATCATAAAGTTCTATCTGCTGCATTATCATCTCTACATTATGGTATCCGTCATCTCTTTTATTTAATACATCTAATGACAAATTTATTTTAGCTCTTGCTTTTAATCTTAATTCATCCATTAATTATACCCCGCTTTTGATTACAAGTTCCAATTTGTAAGTTTCATGTTACATATTCCAAATTGCAAGTCTTTGAAGCTATCTTCTATTGTCTTTTTAATTCTAATTTTAACTCTAAATTCTAACTAATATTGATTTCGTATACTGAATACAAAATTCATAGTACACACTAATTATATTATAAACAAAAAATCCGTAGTAGACTACGGATTTTTTTAGTATTTTAAATAAAAGTATAAATTTACATCTTATACTCATATGTTTTCTGAATTATTATTTTATCTCCAGGCTTAACTGAATCACCATCTGATATATCATTTGCATGAAGTATTTCTTTTATTGTTGTGTTATATCTCTTTGCAATATTCCAAAGATTATCTCCTTCTTGAACAAAATATACTGTTATACTGGCATTGTTATCTTCTACTACTTCTTCTCCTAAATCTTCAATATTTGTTATTACTTCTACTTCACATTCTTCACTAGCTTCTGAATAAATATTGAGGTCAAATTTAACTTCTACTTGTTTAGAATTAATTGATGAAAAATCTACATTTTCTATACTTAGTCCGGCACTGGCCATCATATTTCCGTTAACACCCGGTATTTCTACATAATGCCTAAATGGTACTTCTGTACTGAATGCACGAATTTCCATATCTTCAGTATCAGCTATATATAATACATCTACATTTATAAATCCTTCTACTATATTCTTTTCATCAACTAACTTATAATCAGTAATCATAGGTTTTGCTTTTACAGTAAATATTTTGAAAACATTTGGATAATTTTCTGGTATATCTAAAATTTCTTTTACAACTGTATGTGAAGAATTTCTTCCAATATTTCTTAAGAATTTTATATTATTCTTTTCAATCTTAATACTTCTTGAAGGACAATATGCATCTAATATTACTTCTTCTTCATCCTTGTAATAAACTTTAGCATCTGTCTTTAAAACTACTTCTAAATAATATACTTTATTCTTTTCTTCTATATTTTTTTTGACTTCAACAAATACTTCATCAACGATTACATTTGCCATACACTCCATATCACTTAATGCTTTTGGCACTTCAACAAAATGATTAAATGGAATTTCTTGTTTTATCTCTTGGACAGGATTTCTTGGTTCTTCTGTTAAATATAGCATAGTTAATTTAATATTTCCCCCAACTATGACTTTTCCATCTGTTACCCTTACTTCATTAACAACTGCTATACCTTTAGTTTCTAATACTTCAGCTATTTCAGGAGTTTCTTCTGCCAATTCAAAAGTTTCTCTTAAAACTGTTTGAGCTAAGTTACTTCCAATTTTTCTATCGTATTTTAAATTTTCTTTTAATACTTGTATATTATCTAATCCTTCTATTTTTTTTAGTATACTTATATCTTCTGTTTTAAAAGTTTTGCCTGTCAAATTTAAAACGGCTTTAAGAGAAATTTTTCTCTCATTTGCTATGTTATAATCAATATGCTCTATTGTATAATCTATTTCCGGCTCCATTCCTCCATCTATTTCATCTATTTCAATATTTTGCGTAAAACTAGCCAAGGCTTTCATATTATGTACAGGCATTTGTGAATTTGCACCTGCATAAAGTATATTAAAGTTTACCACACCATCAATAACTATTTTCCCCTGAATGATTTCCTTATCTAAAATATTAATTTTTCCTTCAACGGATAGTACTTCTGAAATATCTGGCTTAGAATCAGGTACAACTGCATCTACTTCAACCATAGCTTGAACATTCTCCATTCCAACCATTCTATCTAATTTAATAATTTCTCTAACCACATTTGCGGACATTAGCCTTCATCCCCCTTACGATTTACTATAAAATTCCTAATATATTAATATTTTATGGACACAAAAATATACCAAAAAGTTTTATAATTGAATAATAAAAAAGAAGTGGAAATTTAATTTCCACTTCTTTTTTATTTTACTACTAATGTACCTGTCCTTCCTTCTATCCCATCTGCTGCCTTTTCAAGAGCAGTAATAAGTGCCTTTCTTCCTTCTTTAGACTGTGCAAATTTAATTGCAGCTTTTACCTTAGGAAGCATTGAACCCGGAGCAAAATGCCCTTCTTCAATATATTTCTGTGCTTGTTCAACAGTTAATTTATCTAATTCTTTTTGATTAGGTTTTCCAAAATTAATAGCAACTTTTTCTACAGCTGTTAAAATAATAAGATAATCAGCATCCAAAATTTCAGCTATTTTCTCACTTGCAAAATCTTTATCTATAACTGCTGGAACTCCTATCAATTTGTTACCTTCTTTTACTACGGGAACTCCTCCCCCACCTACTGTAATAACTATATGTCCACTTTCTACTAATGTTCTGACAATTTCTTTTTCTGCAACATCTATTGGAAGCGGTGATGGTACAACTCTTCTCCAACCTCTACCTGCATCTTCTTTTACTATATATCCCTTTTCTTTAGCTAACTTTTCAGCTTCTTCTTTTGAATAAAATGCACCTATCGGTTTTGTCGGATTTTCAAATGCCGGATCATTTTTATCTACTATGACTTGAGTAATCACAGTAGCTATTTCTTTATCTATATTTCTATTTAACAGTTCTTCTCTTATGG
The nucleotide sequence above comes from Caminicella sporogenes DSM 14501. Encoded proteins:
- a CDS encoding GntR family transcriptional regulator, which produces MKESKTKKLGLQNYKPLREVVFEYLRNSILNGELEPGERLMELQLAEQLGVSRTPIREAIRKLELEGLVEMIPRKGAYVADLSIKDVLDVLEVRMFLEGLAAYLAAERMSEEEIEELKGILEKFENSIESKDREEMIKLDKQFHDKIIEGSKNSKLMQIVQGLHEQFQRFRVIYFNEYSEHEQLLKYHQAIVEAISKRDCEKAQEYAQTHIAMIEESILSWKKKNKLSQ
- the ispE gene encoding 4-(cytidine 5'-diphospho)-2-C-methyl-D-erythritol kinase, which translates into the protein MDELRLKARAKINLSLDVLNKRDDGYHNVEMIMQQIELYDEIYLKKIDKGIKLKTNSRFLPTDESNIAYKAADLMIKRYNISSGIYIYIKKSIPIAAGLAGGSTDAAAVIKGINKMFDLGLTLKDMMNLGAFIGADVPFCILGGCALAEGIGEILTPIKGFKKGWIVLSKPSVSVSTAQAYNNLNLKNIKRRPNTKALLRALKENNIYDVSKELCNVFEEGIQKKYPVVKVIKNKMLQYGALGSIMSGSGPSVFGIFKDYDKAKSAYEKLKLLYKQTFLVSSYNGRQ
- a CDS encoding DUF3794 and LysM peptidoglycan-binding domain-containing protein — its product is MSANVVREIIKLDRMVGMENVQAMVEVDAVVPDSKPDISEVLSVEGKINILDKEIIQGKIVIDGVVNFNILYAGANSQMPVHNMKALASFTQNIEIDEIDGGMEPEIDYTIEHIDYNIANERKISLKAVLNLTGKTFKTEDISILKKIEGLDNIQVLKENLKYDRKIGSNLAQTVLRETFELAEETPEIAEVLETKGIAVVNEVRVTDGKVIVGGNIKLTMLYLTEEPRNPVQEIKQEIPFNHFVEVPKALSDMECMANVIVDEVFVEVKKNIEEKNKVYYLEVVLKTDAKVYYKDEEEVILDAYCPSRSIKIEKNNIKFLRNIGRNSSHTVVKEILDIPENYPNVFKIFTVKAKPMITDYKLVDEKNIVEGFINVDVLYIADTEDMEIRAFSTEVPFRHYVEIPGVNGNMMASAGLSIENVDFSSINSKQVEVKFDLNIYSEASEECEVEVITNIEDLGEEVVEDNNASITVYFVQEGDNLWNIAKRYNTTIKEILHANDISDGDSVKPGDKIIIQKTYEYKM
- the arcC gene encoding carbamate kinase; the protein is MRIVVALGGNALGKTPKEQLKLVKKTAKPIVDLIEKGNEVIIAHGNGPQVGMINLAMEIASKTEAKTPEMPFPECGAMSQGYIGYHLQNAIREELLNRNIDKEIATVITQVIVDKNDPAFENPTKPIGAFYSKEEAEKLAKEKGYIVKEDAGRGWRRVVPSPLPIDVAEKEIVRTLVESGHIVITVGGGGVPVVKEGNKLIGVPAVIDKDFASEKIAEILDADYLIILTAVEKVAINFGKPNQKELDKLTVEQAQKYIEEGHFAPGSMLPKVKAAIKFAQSKEGRKALITALEKAADGIEGRTGTLVVK